A stretch of uncultured Methanobrevibacter sp. DNA encodes these proteins:
- a CDS encoding DUF116 domain-containing protein, with product MLFIDSFYMFLGQLVVIVAILILILFVIVLILGYLIARKNQIKFPRFLLYIVDLLYSPFKTIAHFLKLDDHLIDNIAIRVRDDLNKERFKEIPAEKTLIFLPHCLRHRDCPAPLQKEGLNCSECGLCSIGAIKKKAEPMGYKLYIVPGSSFVKKIVMENKFKAVLGVACHEDLNQMMMLLSDFCPQGVLLEKTGCFETKVNIKKVFEKIDSKY from the coding sequence ATGTTATTTATCGATTCATTTTACATGTTTTTAGGTCAGTTGGTAGTTATTGTAGCTATTCTGATTTTAATCCTCTTTGTTATTGTATTGATTTTAGGTTATTTGATAGCCCGAAAAAATCAGATAAAATTTCCAAGATTCCTATTGTATATTGTCGATTTATTATATTCACCTTTCAAAACAATAGCTCATTTTTTAAAGCTTGATGACCATCTTATTGACAACATTGCAATTAGAGTCAGGGATGACCTCAACAAAGAGAGATTTAAAGAAATCCCTGCAGAAAAAACATTAATATTTCTACCGCACTGCCTAAGACACAGAGACTGTCCGGCACCGCTTCAAAAAGAAGGCCTCAATTGCAGTGAATGCGGTTTATGTTCAATCGGAGCCATTAAAAAAAAGGCAGAACCAATGGGATACAAATTATATATTGTTCCGGGATCAAGCTTTGTTAAAAAAATAGTCATGGAAAATAAATTTAAAGCTGTCCTTGGAGTTGCATGTCATGAGGATTTAAACCAGATGATGATGCTTCTATCAGATTTTTGTCCGCAAGGAGTTCTGCTTGAAAAAACAGGGTGTTTTGAAACAAAAGTAAATATTAAAAAAGTATTTGAAAAGATAGATTCCAAATACTAA
- a CDS encoding tetratricopeptide repeat protein, which translates to MYEDIINEIKSNLGENPDLNKKYLSGQIEKYADHPYNKEIIKEISRMMWDCLSEDEKNEFIEISEKENPIIDILNDISYDIEEEEYKTALNKLDKFMESFPPMFEDDKVSEYHFFTSPLEETLFNEYIGAEKTVRYIPDNQPLLDLYYIYGFLLLENQQYDKAEKYLKKAIKINPVSSRIILELCEIYKVHTYTYNKYFMYATDALQYAYYPQDIARCYRSLGYYYIEENLMETAFALFRYSMEFELNPMAYTEINYIKSKDPQIDLTVDESIEILKNKNIQVGVNPFILETLDKLIEEYEENKLYNQTLYFLKLKYDITNDSETLEKIESIQNILI; encoded by the coding sequence ATGTACGAAGACATAATAAATGAAATCAAATCCAATCTGGGAGAAAACCCTGACTTGAATAAAAAATATTTATCCGGACAAATTGAAAAATATGCCGACCATCCATATAATAAAGAAATAATAAAAGAGATTTCACGCATGATGTGGGATTGCCTGTCTGAAGATGAAAAAAACGAATTTATCGAAATATCCGAAAAGGAAAATCCCATAATAGACATTTTAAATGACATCTCATACGACATCGAAGAGGAAGAATATAAAACCGCTTTAAATAAATTAGACAAGTTTATGGAAAGTTTTCCGCCAATGTTTGAAGACGACAAGGTAAGCGAGTATCACTTTTTTACCAGTCCCCTCGAAGAGACATTATTCAATGAATACATTGGTGCTGAAAAAACAGTACGATACATTCCCGACAATCAGCCTTTACTTGACCTTTATTATATTTACGGATTTTTGCTTTTGGAAAATCAGCAATACGACAAAGCAGAAAAATACCTGAAAAAAGCAATTAAAATCAACCCTGTGTCTTCAAGAATCATTTTAGAGTTATGTGAAATCTACAAAGTCCACACCTATACATATAACAAATATTTCATGTATGCAACAGATGCACTCCAATATGCTTATTATCCCCAGGACATTGCAAGATGCTACAGGTCACTTGGATATTACTATATTGAAGAAAATCTGATGGAAACCGCCTTTGCACTGTTCAGATACAGTATGGAATTTGAATTGAATCCGATGGCATACACTGAAATAAACTACATCAAAAGCAAAGATCCGCAAATTGACCTGACAGTGGACGAATCAATTGAAATACTTAAAAACAAGAATATACAAGTCGGAGTCAACCCCTTCATTCTAGAAACACTGGATAAATTGATTGAGGAATATGAGGAAAATAAACTGTATAACCAGACACTGTATTTCCTAAAGTTAAAATATGATATTACAAATGACAGTGAAACTCTTGAAAAAATAGAAAGCATTCAAAATATATTAATATAA
- the thsA gene encoding thermosome subunit alpha: MANQPIFILPEGTERYSKRDALRMNITAAKVLSGIVRTTLGPKGMDKMLVNSLGDVTVTNDGATIMREMEINQPAARMLVETAKKQEEIVGDGTTSVVVIAGELLAKAEELLDDGIATSVVVKGYRNATAKAIELLNDIAIDADDEETLKKVAVTAMSGKGSDYAKEHLADLVVKAALRIEEDGKSEIENINIQRVSGDAVEDSFLAEGIVIDKAPVSKSMPKDIEDAKIAIIKYPIELKDINTDSKIDITSPDQFEAFLLQEEQMIKDLVQKVIDSGCNVLFCQKGIDDMAEHYLKKAGIMAYKRVKKSDMERIEKATGAKFVSDIEDLTPDKLGTAGHVYLDKLFDHELTFIEECENPKASSIVLRGSTRYVTEQISRAIDDALGVVAATIEEGKVLIGGGACEIDLVKQLREYGESVSGREQLAILKYAEALEIIPKTLIENAGLDTINLIADLKAAHEESKFIGINVFTGEVVDMKEAGVIEPLRVKIQALQSAGEASEMILRIDDMIAARNALESTGPDESGNDASGMPPMPPAPGMGGMPPMM; this comes from the coding sequence ATGGCAAATCAACCAATATTCATCCTTCCTGAAGGAACCGAAAGATATTCAAAAAGAGATGCTTTAAGAATGAATATCACAGCGGCTAAAGTTTTATCTGGTATTGTAAGAACTACTTTAGGTCCTAAAGGTATGGATAAAATGTTAGTTAATTCATTAGGTGATGTAACTGTCACCAATGATGGTGCAACTATCATGAGAGAAATGGAAATTAACCAACCTGCAGCTAGAATGCTTGTTGAAACTGCAAAAAAACAGGAAGAAATCGTTGGAGACGGAACCACTTCCGTAGTTGTTATTGCAGGTGAATTATTAGCTAAAGCTGAAGAATTATTAGATGACGGTATTGCAACATCTGTTGTTGTAAAAGGATATAGGAATGCTACTGCAAAAGCTATTGAACTTTTAAATGATATTGCTATTGATGCAGACGATGAAGAAACTCTTAAAAAAGTAGCTGTCACTGCAATGAGTGGTAAAGGTTCTGATTATGCAAAAGAACATTTAGCAGATTTAGTTGTAAAAGCAGCATTAAGAATTGAAGAAGACGGAAAATCTGAAATCGAAAACATTAATATTCAAAGAGTTTCCGGTGATGCTGTAGAAGATTCATTTTTAGCAGAAGGAATTGTAATCGACAAGGCTCCTGTATCTAAAAGCATGCCAAAAGATATTGAAGATGCAAAAATCGCTATTATAAAATATCCTATTGAATTGAAAGATATTAACACTGATTCTAAAATTGACATAACCAGTCCTGATCAGTTCGAAGCTTTCCTGCTTCAAGAAGAACAAATGATTAAAGATTTAGTGCAAAAAGTAATTGATTCAGGTTGTAACGTATTATTCTGTCAGAAAGGTATTGACGATATGGCAGAACACTACTTGAAAAAAGCAGGAATCATGGCTTACAAAAGAGTTAAAAAATCTGACATGGAAAGAATTGAAAAAGCTACCGGCGCTAAATTTGTAAGTGATATTGAAGATTTAACTCCTGATAAATTAGGTACTGCAGGTCACGTATATCTTGATAAATTATTTGACCATGAATTGACCTTCATTGAAGAATGTGAAAATCCAAAAGCTTCATCTATTGTTTTAAGAGGCAGTACACGTTATGTAACCGAACAAATTTCCAGAGCTATTGATGATGCTTTAGGTGTTGTTGCAGCTACCATTGAAGAAGGTAAAGTTCTCATTGGTGGAGGAGCTTGTGAAATTGATTTGGTAAAACAATTAAGAGAATACGGTGAATCTGTAAGTGGAAGAGAACAATTAGCTATTTTAAAATATGCTGAAGCTTTAGAAATCATTCCAAAAACCTTAATTGAAAATGCAGGTCTCGATACCATTAACTTAATTGCAGATTTAAAAGCTGCTCACGAAGAATCCAAATTCATCGGTATTAATGTATTTACAGGTGAAGTTGTTGATATGAAAGAAGCTGGCGTTATTGAACCTTTAAGGGTTAAAATCCAGGCTCTTCAGTCTGCAGGTGAAGCATCTGAAATGATTTTACGTATTGATGATATGATTGCAGCTAGAAATGCATTGGAATCTACCGGACCTGATGAGTCTGGTAATGATGCAAGTGGTATGCCACCAATGCCTCCTGCACCAGGTATGGGCGGAATGCCACCTATGATGTAA